The following proteins come from a genomic window of Aspergillus oryzae RIB40 DNA, chromosome 4:
- a CDS encoding uncharacterized protein (uncharacterized conserved protein), which translates to MSTATSTKRTWYRTTFFNISVVSLCAFIAPGLWAAMNGLGGAGAADPHYVNAANSVIFCLQVLVCLIGSAMIAKIGLKWALVLGMVGFPIYASSVYCNIRYNNTWYIMLACVIDGMSSGIFWLTEGAIVLAYPEKHRRGKYLAFWLGSRIVGQMIGGSVTLGVNAGNREKGHISVKIYFIFISIQALGPFVAALLSSPDKVQRSDRSPVSLDLPRSLKAELNIMCKLLCRKEILLLLPMIIQSAFSEAFFSTYNATYFTVRSRALASLVASTCVIIANFMLGFFPDWKRPTVNTRAIVAFVLIYAFELSFYIYAMVVTKEYERRDTPPVLDWADDGFGRGVCVYILMLVGFNLMYEYLYWLIGTVNRSGGDIVRLSAVVRGVESAGQAISYGINSIDQARFPLSGAVAVNLSFFAACIIPSAFAVFRVGIINGVKVYRSQQGENVHVDGGSIEGRVSNSSSHDIQDTHMVK; encoded by the coding sequence ATGAGCACAGCTACTTCTACAAAGCGGACGTGGTACCGCACTACgttcttcaacatctcggTGGTCTCCCTTTGCGCTTTTATTGCACCAGGACTGTGGGCGGCTATGAACGGTCTTGGAGGAGCAGGGGCCGCAGACCCGCACTACGTCAACGCAGCCAATTCAGTCATTTTCTGCCTGCAAGTCCTGGTTTGCCTAATCGGTAGCGCTATGATTGCAAAGATCGGACTGAAGTGGGCTTTAGTTCTCGGCATGGTAGGCTTCCCAATCTACGCGTCTAGTGTATATTGCAATATCAGGTACAACAATACCTGGTATATCATGCTGGCCTGCGTTATCGACGGGATGTCATCAGGCATCTTCTGGCTCACTGAAGGGGCCATTGTCCTAGCTTATCCTGAGAAACATCGCCGAGGTAAGTATCTGGCCTTTTGGCTAGGGAGCCGAATCGTTGGCCAGATGATCGGTGGGTCGGTCACCCTGGGAGTCAACGCTGGGAATCGTGAAAAGGGACATATAAGTGTGAAGATATACTTTATTTTCATCTCAATACAGGCCTTGGGACCCTTTGTGGCGGCTCTGCTCTCATCTCCTGACAAGGTCCAACGATCGGACAGGTCCCCAGTGTCACTTGATCTGCCCAGGAGCTTGAAGGCCGAACTGAACATAATGTGCAAGTTGCTTTGTCGGAAAGAGATCCTCCTACTCCTACCCATGATCATCCAGAGCGCATTCTCcgaagccttcttctccacctaCAACGCAACATATTTTACGGTGCGATCTCGTGCCCTTGCCTCCCTGGTAGCTAGTACGTGTGTGATTATCGCGAACTTCATGTTAGGGTTCTTCCCGGACTGGAAAAGACCAACCGTCAATACTCGAGCGATAGTAGCATTCGTGCTAATATACGCCTTCGAACTATCTTTTTACATATACGCCATGGTCGTAACCAAGGAGTACGAGAGAAGAGACACCCCTCCAGTCCTTGACTGGGCAGACGATGGATTCGGTCGCGGTGTCTGCGTCTATATATTGATGCTGGTTGGGTTTAATCTCATGTACGAATATCTCTACTGGCTGATTGGAACAGTCAACCGCAGTGGTGGCGATATTGTGCGACTCAGTGCTGTTGTTCGAGGCGTTGAAAGTGCCGGGCAAGCGATATCGTATGGCATCAACTCGATTGACCAAGCACGCTTCCCACTCTCTGGGGCCGTTGCTGTCAACTTGTCATTCTTTGCGGCGTGCATTATTCCCTCGGCCTTTGCTGTTTTCAGGGTTGGCATCATAAACGGCGTCAAGGTTTACAGGAGCCAGCAGGGCGAAAACGTCCACGTCGATGGTGGGAGCATTGAGGGGAGAGTATCCAACAGTAGCTCTCATGATATACAAGATACACATATGGTCAAGTGA
- a CDS encoding uncharacterized protein (dehydrogenases with different specificities (related to short-chain alcohol dehydrogenases)) — protein sequence MSVNSNCNVHDPGFRESKPSQGDPSRPVADLFRLDGRTIVSKVPDNPLAIAKADQLLLDPVTGANGFLGTTLAMAILESGGDVVCLDLPGEPTATNWNVTDEVEQTALKYARSLSYWPLDVTNETMVADVFAKFMPTLRFPLRGLVVCAGISRNGPAISFPISTVREMLDVNVSGAFLAAQAAAWEMRQSDVSGSIVLVASMSGYVSNKGVDTAGYNASKAAVQQLARSLAAEWGSRKGMPLIRVNSLSPGYIRTAATAEALQKPGLEEQWVGDNMLYRLSTADEFRAPVLFMLGDGSSFMTGSDLRVDGGHCAW from the exons ATGAGTGTCAATAGCAATTGCAACGTCCATGACCCCGGGTTCCGAGAAAGCAAGCCCTCGCAAGGAGATCCATCGCGGCCAGTCGCGGATTTGTTTCGGCTAGATGGCCGAACTATCGTTAGTAAGGTGCCAGACAATCCTCTTGCAATAGCAAAGGCTGATCAATTATTGCTTGATCCAGTAACCGGTGCCAATGGCTTCCTAGGAACTACACTGGCTATGGCCATCCTTGAAAGTGGTGGCGATGTGGTTTGTCTCGACTTACCTGGGGAGCCTACGGCGACAAATTGGA ATGTAACAGATGAGGTTGAACAGACAGCATTGAAATATGCTCGTAGCCTGTCCTACTGGCCTCTCGACGTCACGAACGAGACTATGGTTGCCGATGTATTTGCCAAGTTCATGCCCACGCTTCGATTTCCCCTTCGAGGACTTGTCGTCTGTGCTGGGATCTCGCGAAATGGACCCGCCATTAGCTTCCCCATCTCAACTGTTCGTGAAATGCTAGACGTCAATGTCAGCGGAGCATTCTTAGCGGCACAGGCAGCCGCCTGGGAAATGAGGCAGTCTGATGTCAGCGGTAGCATCGTCCTTGTAGCAAGTATGAGCGGATACGTATCGAACAAG GGCGTTGACACTGCCGGATACAACGCCTCAAAAGCTGCAGTACAGCAGCTAGCCCGGTCATTGGCGGCGGAATGGGGATCACGAAAAGGTATGCCCCTAATCCGGGTTAACTCACTTTCGCCTGGGTACATCCGTACAGCTGCGACGGCGGAGGCTCTGCAAAAGCCTGGATTGGAGGAACAGTGGGTCGGAGATAATATGTTGTATCGGCTGAGCACGGCGGATGAGTTCCGGGCTCCGGTGCTGTTCATGCTGGGTGATGGGAGTAGCTTTATGACTGGGTCTGATTTGCGGGTGGATGGTGGACATTGTGCGTGGTAA
- a CDS encoding uncharacterized protein (predicted protein): MKTITIVGATGNQGLSVADAFLPLPDWHVRCITRNPSSPKAQALASLGSSIVEADLADITSLHSAFVNSNVIFVNTDFWGPFNTTGKYDVAYEQEVQHGRNAAIAAKTIPTLERFIYSTLAPMKKHSQGKYPHSHHCDAKAEIMEYIETQMPELAKKTSYIIIGAYATNPLFMPRWDPYIQKYRFMVPLKKEQRIPIIAARESTGAFVKALIDEPPRTRLLAYDSDLSIEDIVDVWTRATGSEADLVEVEAQEMHKGLGIPWEVLDAFLFIGEFGYAGGIENVIHPSQLKTPVQTESFEEWLRKRNWEEVLQGGSKELNSVTENAR; encoded by the coding sequence ATGAAGACCATCACCATCGTCGGCGCAACCGGAAACCAAGGCCTCTCCGTCGCAGACGCCTTCCTCCCGCTTCCCGACTGGCACGTCCGCTGCATCACGCGAAATCCCTCTTCCCCAAAGGCCCAAGCACTCGCCTCTCTCGGTAGTAGTATAGTCGAAGCTGACCTCGCCGACATAACCTCTCTACACTCGGCCTTTGTCAATTCCAATGTTATTTTCGTGAACACAGACTTCTGGGGCCCATTTAACACCACCGGAAAATACGATGTCGCCTATGAACAAGAGGTGCAACATGGCCGTAACGCTGCCATTGCCGCTAAAACTATCCCTACACTTGAACGTTTTATTTACTCTACTTTGGcaccgatgaagaagcaTTCACAGGGGAAGTATCCACATTCTCACCATTGTGACGCCAAGGCGGAGATTATGGAGTACATTGAAACTCAGATGCCGGaattggcgaagaagacttcATATATTATTATAGGTGCATATGCGACGAATCCCCTCTTTATGCCTAGATGGGATCCATATATCCAGAAGTATCGGTTCATGGTgccattgaagaaggagcagaggattccgattATTGCGGCGAGGGAATCTACCGGTGCTTTCGTCAAGGCGTTGATTGATGAGCCCCCGCGGACGAGGTTGCTTGCATATGATAGTGACCTCAGTATTGAGGACATTGTTGATGTCTGGACTAGGGCTACTGGGTCTGAGGCTGACCTGGTCGAGGTGGAAGCTCAGGAGATGCATAAGGGGCTAGGTATTCCTTGGGAAGTGCTGGATGCGTTTCTGTTCATTGGGGAGTTTGGGTATGCAGGCGGGATTGAGAACGTGAtccatccaagccagctGAAGACACCAGTGCAGACGGAGTCGTTCGAGGAGTggttgagaaagaggaacTGGGAGGAGGTCCTGCAAGGGGGTAGTAAGGAATTGAATAGCGTCACAGAGAATGCACGTTAG
- a CDS encoding glycosyltransferase family 69 protein (predicted protein), producing the protein MKAYRYALYRRTRRLRLALFFVLLGWTLVEVLRIKYTLVQQSQPELVALGSEKIYITGLHWNSELILRDAWIAAVVDLANTIGRDNVFVSIQESGSWDDTKGALILLDQLLAENDIPRRILIDYTTHFDEISKPPTGQGWIETPIGTTELRRIPYLAKLRNVAMEPLYELQNEGIVYDKILFLNDVIFTTSDVQRLLSTKGGNYAATCSLDFSKPPDFYDTFALRDAEGHDMLMQSWPYFRSRASRQAMKASQPVPVSSCWNGVVAMDAAPFYQHPPLKFRGISDSLAKSHLEGSECCLIHADNPLSREKGVWLNPNSGRGCGSGKSSRAEIWNLGLFVL; encoded by the exons ATGAAAGCATACCGGTACGCGTTGTACAGGAGAACACGCCGACTCCGACTagcccttttctttgtcctcctTGGATGGACGCTAGTAGAAGTGCTACGCATTAAATACACGCTTGTGCAACAATCACAGCCCGAGTTGGTTGCACTAGGAAGTGAAAAGATCTACATCACCGGCCTTCACTGGAACAGCGAGCTGATCCTCCGGGACGCCTGGATCGCCGCCGTGGTGGACCTGGCCAATACAATCGGCCGGGATAACGTGTTTGTCAGCATACAGGAAAGCGGCAGCTGGGACGATACCAAGGGTGCATTGATTCTCTTAGATCAATTGCTGGCGGAAAATGATATTCCAAGGAGAATTCTCATCGATTATACCACTCATTTCGACGAGATCAGTAAGCCTCCCACCGGTCAGGGGTGGATTGAGACGCCGATTGGGACGACTGAGCTGCGCCGGATACCGTATCTGGCCAAATTACGGAATGTAGCAATGGAGCCGTTGTATGAACTGCAGAACGAAGGTATTGTGTATGATAAGATCTTGTTTCTAAACGATGTGATATTCACC ACCTCCGATGTCCAACGGTTACTCTCCACAAAGGGAGGCAACTACGCCGCAACATGCTCACTCGATTTCTCCAAGCCCCCAGATTTCTACGACACCTTCGCTCTCCGCGATGCAGAAGGCCATGACATGCTCATGCAATCGTGGCCCTACTTCCGATCTCGGGCATCTCGTCAAGCCATGAAAGCCAGTCAACCCGTGCCTGTCTCAAGCTGTTGGAATGGCGTAG TGGCAATGGATGCAGCCCCTTTCTACCAACACCCACCCTTGAAGTTCCGGGGTATCTCCGACAGTCTTGCAAAATCTCACTTGGAAGGCTCCGAGTGCTGCCTCATCCATGCAGACAATCCCTTATCAAGGGAGAAAGGGGTCTGGCTTAACCCCAAC TCTGGACGCGGTTGTGGAAGTGGGAAAAGCAGTCGGGCGGAAATATGGAATCTGGGCCTTTTTGTCTTATAA
- a CDS encoding uncharacterized protein (predicted protein), translating to MLVYFEPAAMCGLRTDLVIAPLPARKQLWEAGDELLWKAESQRESGFQTVYGLAASGDLVQLGKDQLHSTNEVLLHKTVTARGSANWEEWCSGMDGLGGLGSPLPTVERNSDGKVYIEEEKQGRTF from the exons ATGCTAGTCTACTTCGAACCAGCAGCAATGTGTGGCCTACGGACGGACCTTGTTATAGCACCGCTTCCAGCAAGGAAGCAACTATGGGAGGCAGGTGATGAGCTGTTGTGGAAGGCGGAAAGTCAAAGAGAATCTGGGTTCCAGACTGTATATGGGCTGGCTGCAAGTGGTGACCTAGTTCAACTAGGGAAAGATCAGCTACACTCAACTAATGAAGTGCTCCTCCACAAGACCGTTACTGCCAGGGGCTCTGCAAACTGGGAGGAGTGGTGCTCGGGGATGGATGGACTTGGCGGACTT GGTAGTCCTCTGCCAACAGTTGAGCGAAATAGCGATGGGAAAGTTTACatagaggaagaaaaacaggGCAGGACATTCTAA
- a CDS encoding SDR family NAD(P)-dependent oxidoreductase (predicted protein) translates to MAPFPSPTSKWHTETYPSISPTRPELSARGKTIVITGGGTGIGAETAHHFAEAGASRIILLGRREQPLLDTKASIDSKSSGVEVIVVPTDITKKDEVDKAFARFVGNGTIQVLVSNAAVIGPQDAVSDVDSDRFLDAIQQNLKGSLNVAQAFLHYASKDAVVIETSSSAAHVNFAPGFAAYSIAKLAVFRLWDSLAFANPELSVFHVQPGVVDTAMNREAGGVAAMGFADDVSLPASFNVWLASREARFLRGKFLWANWDVDELKAQEEDIEASPRFSIGLVGWPFGSAGWKSTWKTQTDSSV, encoded by the exons ATGGCTCCCTTTCCATCCCCAACCTCCAAGTGGCACACGGAAACATACCCATCGATATCTCCCACCCGCCCTGAGCTTTCCGCTAGAGGAAAGACCATCGTAATAACCGGAGGCGGCACTGGCATAGGAGCAGAGACCGCTCATCATTTCGCAGAGGCGGGTGCCTCTCGTATCATACTCCTCGGCCGTAGGGAACAACCCCTTCTCGACACGAAAGCCTCCATTGATAGCAAATCCTCCGGAGTGGAGGTCATCGTGGTGCCCACCGACATTACTAAGAAAGATGAAGTAGATAAAGCATTCGCTCGATTTGTCGGTAACGGAACTATCCAAGTTCTGGTCAGTAACGCGGCAGTGATTGGGCCCCAAGATGCTGTGAGTGATGTGGACAGTGACAGGTTTCTCGATGCCATTCAGCAGAACCTGAAAGGATCGTTGAACGTCGCGCAGGCGTTTCTTCACTATGCGTCAAAGGATGCAGTCGTTATTGagacttcttcctcggcggcACATGTCAATTTTGCTCCGGGGTTTGCTGCCTATAGCATTGCCAAGTTGGCGGTCTTTCGACTTTGGGATTCATTGGCTTTTGCCAACCCGGAACTCAGCGTTTTCCATGTTCAGCCTGGCGTGGTCGACACGGCGATGAATAGGGAAGCGGGTGGTGTCGCCGCTATGGGCTTCGCGGACGATG TTTCTCTGCCGGCAAGCTTCAATGTTTGGCTCGCCAGTCGCGAAGCTCGTTTCTTAAGGGGTAAATTTCTGTGGGCGAACTGGGACGTTGATGAACTCAAGGCtcaagaggaagacatcGAAGCGAGTCCCAGATTTAGTATCGGCCTTGTTGGGTGGCCTTTTGGGAGCGCTGGTTGGAAGTCAACTTGGAAGACTCAGACTGATAGCAGTGTTTAG